The DNA region AGGAAGCAGATGGTGACTGTCTGGAGCATCAGGAACAGGGCTTCACCCCAAGAGCTGCAGAGTCAAGAGTTGGGAGGAAGAAAGGCGGGCCtggaaagaggcagggaaagcctcCATGGCCCGTCCATCTGGGGCCACTGTTCGCTGATGCCTCCCCACCCTCCGCAGCCCCGGCCTGATGGACTCCGTCTAGATCCCGGCCATCCTTGGGATGCGCTCCTCCTCTCACCACGTCCACAGAAGATGGCCAGATTTCCAGAAGGGCTGGAGCTTTGCCGCCCTTGTACCTGCCTCACCCTAACCCCCACTGGACGTGTGGACGTTTACCCCCCGGGGACCCGAGGGTGGGCTCCCTCACCTGAAGGGGAAGTCGTTGGTGATGCTGTACACCATGGTCCCCGTCAGTGCCACTAGTTCCAGCATCACCGACTGAAGGCTCAACCCTTCGGCACTCTTGGCTTTCAGGATTTTGAACACCTGCGGCAGCTTGACTGGAGAAGGGATGagaagggcaggggtgaggagccCGCATCCGTCGGGCAGTCGGGGGCAGAGCGCCGCAGCCGCGGAGTGGACTGGGAAGCATGCTAACTTCACTTCCGGTTAAGGGACCCACCCGGTTTTCTGGCATCTGAGCACTCCACCCTCCTCCCGACGGCTGGGAGAGAAGATAAGGTACATACCCAGGAGCGACCCGGCCACGatgcccagccccaggcctttGCTGAGGAGAATCTTGAGGCAGGGgactgagaagagaaaaagaagtaaacagcACAGACGCCTCTGGAACCCAGTCCGGGGCTAAACAGTTTTCATGCTGCTGCTCCTTAAGACCTAGACAAACCCACATAAGGAAGCCCAGGGCTGTCTGGTGGCAGGTGAAAAAGGCCTGGCCTTCCTGCTCCAAATCCTATCACTGTCAGCTGGCTTTCCAAAACAGCCTTTACCATGCGGATTACATGTACACTTCTtggtgtgggggcgcctggggggctgaGTGGATTAACCCTCTGCCTgaggctcaggtcaggatcccagggtcctgggatggagccccgcatcgggctctctgctcagcggggcgcctgtttctccctctccccttgcttgtggtctctgtcaaataaaaatcttcttgGTGTGACTTCCAAGGCTTCCACTGCTTCCCTGTGTAAAGCTGAGCAATGCCCAGGAGTCCTCTGATCCTTCACTCCCCCCTTCTGAGCAACCCAGGTGGTCCCCTGCACGTGTCTTCCCAGTGCAAGGACAGGTCTCCCGATCCACTCATTCCTGAACCTTTGGCCCTGGTCCCCCGCTCAGGGACCTCACGTTATCCTTCAGGGGCTTGCTGCGAAACCCTGGCCCACACTTTTCTCCACCCCAAGGAGCTCGGCCCAGTGGGAGTCATGAATTGGACCCAGTCGTCCGGGAGCACAGCGGGAGACCCGGAACGGACAAGGGCAAGCTGGGCAAGTCTCCCACGGGACCTGGCGTCTGCAGTGGGTTTCGTGTGCACCTGCTGCCTGACAGACGGACTGCAGGCAAGTCACTCCAGGATTAGACCATGAGCAGACGTGGGGGTGCAGAAGGCGCCTCTGGAAGTACCGCTGAAACCTAGATAACTCAGAGGCCTTGAAGCAAGGGTAACTGCTCCTCAAggcctactgattttttttttttccaaaagattttatttgacagcgagggagcacaagcagggggagctgcaggcagagagaagggaaaagcaaGCGCTCCGCGGGGCAAGGAGACCCATGCGGGAATCGATTCCccgaccctgggagcatgacccgaaccgaaggtgagatgcttaaccgactgagccacccaggtgccccaaggtctACTGATCTATTGAAGCTTGGACCGATTTGGTCAGATTTTAGCTTTGTTCTGTGCAGTTTTAGCCTTCCCATCTTTTCCTTTCACAAAGAAGTAGTTCCTCCGCCGCCGGCCGACCCCTCCGCGGCCTCCCACCCAAATAATGGCGAGCCCCCTCTATGGAGGCCGAGACACTTCCGCCCCGTCCGGACTGACTTCCGCCCGGCTCGGCAAGGCGGGGgtcgccgccgcctccgcctcgcCCACAGTCCCTCGCCACTGATGGCCCGAGGGCGCTGGAGCAGAACTTTGATAGGATGCTGGATAAAGCTCACCGTGAAGCAAGTCCCACTGGACGAAAATTTGGTCGTAGCATTTCTCAGGTAAAAGAAGCGGCACCAGCGCCCGTTTGAGCGGACCGTCCATCTCGGCCGCCATATTGCAAAAGTAGCTTCCGCCCGTCTCTCCAAGCCGCCATTGACCGACGGTGCGCATGCGCGCTCTGGGCCCTCCGCCCCCCTCTTCCCCGCTCTTTCTTACGCCACCCCACCTTCAGGGGCGTGAAATAGGTCTCGACCAGAGACCACGTTTCGGAAGCACCCTCCCTGTTCGAATTTTACGGAGTGCTAAAGCTGTGCGCCTGCGCGGTTCCACCTCTCGCGCCTTTGTTTATGCTTCCAGTTAGGAGACAACCCTGAGCCTCCTGCCTTTCTCCGCTCCTCCTGCGCGGCGCCATCTTGTCTTCCCCCAGCCGCCCCCACATTGTTCGAAGttgagagagaaggaacatgAGTCTCCGGAAGGGCGTTGGGTGGGGGCGCCGTGGCTCCCTATCTCTTGTTGTCTCGGAGTCTCCAGAGGGAAGGGCGCCGGCGGGGGCAGGACAGCCCGCGCCAGGCAGCCCTCCGGGGCGCCGAGGTGCGCGCAGGCCCGTGTTCCTCCCTCCCCCGGCTCGCCCTGGGCCCTGGCGGTTGCGGTTGGGTGCGCCCTCAGCTGCCGGGCCGGGACGGTGAAGCAgaggcggcggcggtggcggcggcggcgaaAGCGAGCCTCTGGGCCCGACGGTTCCCTCCCACTCCTCCGGCCCCTGCGCCTTGTGCGGCCGCGTGCCGAGCGAGCACATCAGGGAGGCCCCGGGCCCAGCAGCTCCCCTGGGGAAAGGCCAGCATGGACCGTCCTCCACCACTGTGGAGCGATGCCTTCCGCTCCCCCGCAATGGGACCCCAGCTCCCAGCCATCCTGGTGGAGGCGGGCCTGGCCGTCACGCCCTGGCGGCCCGGCGCCCGCTCCAAGGACCACGCTGTCGAGCAGCCCTTATTTGCCACAGCCAGCAAGGTCACACGAGATCCGGGGAGGCGGTGGTGGGGCTGCCCGCAGTGGGGTGGGTCTCCGGACTACAGGGCCCCTGCAGCTGGAAGGGCCCCATCCTGGCTGCCGGGCGATTGCACTGTGGCCCTACTGTAAAGCGGGGCAACTATCCTGGGGCGGCCACCCACTCCCACTAGGTACACCCCACAGCGGCGGGCCCAGGCTGGAGGTATGCTGTTGCTGGGGGAGCACAGAGGATGACTGTGGGTGGAGGTCAGAGTGCCCACTGCTGCCATGGCTGGGAAAGGAGCATCCCTGGTGCGGTGAGGGTTTAATCGGCGCGTTCACCCAGCCCTGGACACGGTGGGCGGGGCAGAGCGTTCGTGTTGCTAAGGAGCTCCGGCACAGCCTTTGGAAAGGAAATGACACAGGTGTGACGTTCCCACCCACACTCATTGGCCATTGCTACCTGCCTCACCTATGATTGTGAAACTGGTTTGGAGGGCAGGGGGCACTGGAGCAGCCAGAGGGCCCGGAAGAAGAGGCAGAAGGGGGGCGAGGCAGATGCGACACCAGCTGTGCCAGGCTTTGGGGGATGAACCCATGAGAGCAGGTGGTCCCACATGATGGTTCCATCCCTCTCCTGCCACTGCCTGGCTCCCTGAGACTCAACCATGGACGGCGCAAAAAGGCATGTGACCAACACTCCCAGCTTTTAATCCTGGCGAGAAGGACAGGGAAAACCGAGGACAGAGGTTCAacagggccggggggggggggggaacgtgTCACATTTAATGAGCATCTTTCCCCGGATCCTTTCCCTACTTTTGTTCTTTAAGACGGAGAGGGAAGGTAACTTTGTTTCTGAGTGGGTTGAGTGGTGAGAAAGGAGGGCCCCGTGGTGTCACCTGGTGTTGGGACAGATGCTCAGAGGGCCTGGTAGGTGGGTGGGCGTCTCCGGACGATGCAGAATGTGACCAGCACCAGGGTGAGGAGGCCGAGCAAGATCAAGCCGATGATGAGTGCCAGCAGGTTGAATTGGTCGCTGGGACAAGAGAAACCTGGCAGAGAGGGAGGGCCGGCAGCCATCAAGGTGGGGGCCGCCCCGGCGAGAGGAGGGAGGAAGTCGTGGGGGGCACGTGGGGAAGTGGGAGATTGGCGAGGAGCTCCTCTAGAAGACTGAGCAGTAAATAAAAGGGGAGAAGGGCCGAGTCTTGCAGAGGAAGTAGGACAGTTGCCTTAGAGCGACTACAAGCCTGAGACAGGAAGGAAAGTTCTCGGGGTgtaggaagggaggagggcaggaagcgGTCTTACTCGGCCCGAAGGCCCCTGAAGGGGGTAGCTGAGCGGCCTGTAGCTTCAGGTGGAGCAGGTCCAGGCGCAGAGCTGGTGCCAGAAGGACGCTTGCGTTTCTGCAGCTGAAGCTCCGGCCCAGGGGCGCTTGGAGAGCTCGAAGGGATGAATTCTGACCCGAGAATGTCCACTCTGGAAGAGCGAGGAAGGGTCAGCTCTCCGTCCCTGTCCCCGCCCCCGGCTTCGGTCCCTTCAGGAGCCCAGACGGCCAGGGCAAGCGGCGAGAGGGCAGGTTACTCACGCGCTGCCTGCGGGAAGGACACGTTGTACTCCAGGGCCAGGTAGTTCAGGTAGACGGCGCCCTGCTGTGGCTCCTGGGAACGTGACCAGAAAGGCTCAGGGTGGCGGgatgggggcaggcaggggctcgGCATCAGGAGCGCAGCAGGGATTGGCGGGAGGACGGCACgcggagggtgggggatgggggtgaagTACCTGCTCGAATCCGAAGCTGAGCTGCCCGAAGGGGAATGAGagaagcaggtgggggtgggCGCCCTCACAGCCCCCCTGGGGCTTGGTTTTGTTGGGGTTCAGAACCGAGATGCCCCAGGCCTGTAGAAGTGAAAATGAGAGTTTTGTAAGAACACAGTTGTGCCATCCGAGGTTCCCTGTGTCCTTCAGCCCCACCCTGCGTGTCCCCTTCGAACCGCAGCGGTGGCCTCGCTCCCTTGCCCCCCGCTCCTGGCTTTACCTTTCCTCCACCCTGGGTTGGGTACCCAACTCCAATCCGAATCTGGGCTTGGAGCCGAACGCAGGGCTGCGAACCATTAGTCCAAGTGTAGTCTCCTATGgcctcctggggccctgggctgggactcGGCGGGGGTGGCGGCGGCCCTGGGTGAGGGGAGCTGGTGGAGGCGTTCGGGCTGGTGGCGGTGCTGTTGCTCGTTGTGGGATGAACTGTGGTGTTTCCGTGACTGGGGGTGGTTGGGGGCTTGTGAGTGGCTGTCGTGGGCTCATGGCTGGTGGCGCCTGCGGTGGTGGTTCTGGGGCTCGTGGTGCCAGGGCTTGCCGTGCTTTCTGTAGCTGTCGGGGTCACCGTGAAGGATGGTAGCAGAGTGGCTGACTTTTTATGAGGACAGTCGTTCCCTGTCCCCTgggcttccagcagaggaaaaGACTGGTTAGCAGCCTGCGGGCAGGCTGCGCTCGGGGCGCCCTCCCCTCAGGCCTTTCTCCTTACCTGCCAGCAGCCCCAGCGAGGCCCCCAAGAACAGCGCGGCCAGCCTCATGCCAGATCAGCCTCCCGGGGCGGTTCTGGCTGCACAGAGGCTCGCTCAAGcctattccctctgcctgcctttggaaAAGGAGGAATTAAGCTTCTGACTTCCTGTAACCGAGACAGTCCGCCCCCAGCCTGACTCAGGCACCTCAGCCCCAGCCACCAACCCGTTAGTCATTGAACTTCTGTGAGGGGATTGCCCTGGCTTCCCAAGTGGGAGCCACCAGCCTCCAAAATGTCACATGTAGATGGGAGTTTGGGGGCAGGTGATCCTTGGGGATCGGTGTGTCTACAGAGCCAGTGGGGAAACCGCACCCCCCCATGTTCTCCAGAAATGGGGTCTTCAGGGGGTtgtagttttctgttcttttcccgGCTGCCACTTCCTCTTGGCCGAGGCACATGAGGTGCTCATGATGGTGCTTGCGTCCAGCTGGTCAGAGCAGGTCATGATGTAGCCAGTGATGTGCCCACTCCGTggtcagaagggaggtgggggaaagcaACCCAAGGGCGATTTGGAAGGGTAACTACTAGCTGGGGGGGGCACAGCCGGAGACGTGCCCAGTAacaggtgggagggaaggggaggcaaGAAATGAGAAGCCCAAACAGGCAGTTTGCAAGtcattttattcagaattttgtgttttgtttcctgaatCAATAAATACTATacaaaacaatgtaaaaatgGCTACCAttttctctcccctgctccccccacctggGGACAATCCCCTGGGCCACTGAACTCAGGGCTTCTCCAGATTTGGTCCAGCAAATGAGGTTGAGTGACGCTATGGCCCCTTGAATCCTTCTCAGAGGCATTCAGCTGGGGCGGGGGAGAGCCTCTGGGGTTTGGAGGTTGACTAGGTTACGGAGATGGATTAGTGTTTTTGGGAGAAGAGACGGCGCCTGGAGCAAGAGCCTGCCCCAAAGAAAAGGGGGTCTCAAATGTTCACGGTTCCTTCTTTTGCCTCAAAAAGTgacatttattcaaagaaaaaaaaaaaaaagaaaaaaatgacaagatgtCCATCCCttggctcccttccctcccccctcctgctgCTCTTCAGCCCCCCAGACTGAACCCTGGGGAGGGCTAGGTAGCAGGACAGCCCCTCAGATGAGGTCAGCAACATTGAGGGGCATCTCCTCAATGGAGGTGTTGTAGAAAGTCTCGATGTCTCGAAGAGTCCTCTTGTCTTCTTCTGTTACCATGTTAATGGCCACACCCTTACGGCCAAATCGTCCGCCACGCCCGATTCTGGGGGAAAACAAGGACACCTCGGTATCAGGGACGataaaggaaagggagggggaaatggaagtTTTTAAGCTCAGGGTGTGTTGCGGGAACATTCCCGATCTACACTTACCTGTGGATGTAGTTTtccctgttggtgggaaggtcATAGTTGATGACTAAAGAAACCTGCTGCACATCAATGCCTCTGGCCTGGGTAGGGggagagcacatgtgagcaggAGACCGAGGAGGGGACGTGATCAGAGCCAGGAGGGACCGCAGCGCGTGTAGGCAGCCAAAGGCAGGCGAAGGAGACAGACGTGCCCTCTCGCCCGGTAACCTGAGGCATGCCAGATCTTATTCCAAGCTGCTACTTTCCTGAAGCGGGCACGGGCAGGCCCCTTGGAGAGGGAATCACCTTGGacagcccctcctccttcccGGCTCCCCCTACTCACCAGCAGGTCCGTGGTAATCAGTACTCTGCTAGAGCCCGAGCGGAACTCCCTCATGATCACGTCTCGTTCCTTTTGGTCCATATCTCCGTGCTAGAGCGGGAACAGAGGGGAGGCCGTGTGTCACGGGCACGCGGTGCTGAACGGCAGCTGTAAGGCGCGCGGACACACCGCCGCCAGGGACAAGGCCGAGAGCACGCACCATGGCGGACACGGTGAAGTCTCGGGCGTGCATCTTCTCAGTGAGCCAGTCCACCTTCCTTCGGGTGTTGATGAAGATGACCGCCTGCGTGATGGTCAGGGTCTCGTACAAGTCGCACAGCGTGTCCAGCTTCCActcctgggaggggggaggggagaccgGTCAGGGGCTCTATCCGACCCACCCCCGCCGGCCCGCCTCTGGCCCCGGGCCCCACCTCTCGCTCCACGTTGATGTAGAACTGGCGGATACCCTCCAGGGTCAGCTCCTCCTTCTTGACCAGGATCCGGATGGGGTCCCTCATGAACTTCTTGGTCACCTCGAGTACGTCGGAAGGCATCGTGGCGGACAGCAAAACCACCTAACAGGGAAGAGCGGCCTCGGTGGGGGACCCTCCACCatgcctgccccccgccccagaccACGTGAAACGAAGCCAGTGCATCAAAAGGCTCCAGGGAGACCCCACGGATTCTTGACAGCGCCTCTGCTCCATTCCCCCAAGCACACCACAGTCGACAAAGAACTCCTCGGCTCCAGTCAGAAACCTCTCTC from Ursus arctos isolate Adak ecotype North America unplaced genomic scaffold, UrsArc2.0 scaffold_14, whole genome shotgun sequence includes:
- the CD68 gene encoding macrosialin, yielding MRLAALFLGASLGLLAAQGTGNDCPHKKSATLLPSFTVTPTATESTASPGTTSPRTTTAGATSHEPTTATHKPPTTPSHGNTTVHPTTSNSTATSPNASTSSPHPGPPPPPPSPSPGPQEAIGDYTWTNGSQPCVRLQAQIRIGVGYPTQGGGKAWGISVLNPNKTKPQGGCEGAHPHLLLSFPFGQLSFGFEQEPQQGAVYLNYLALEYNVSFPQAAQWTFSGQNSSLRALQAPLGRSFSCRNASVLLAPALRLDLLHLKLQAAQLPPSGAFGPSFSCPSDQFNLLALIIGLILLGLLTLVLVTFCIVRRRPPTYQAL